One Nitrospina watsonii DNA segment encodes these proteins:
- a CDS encoding MraY family glycosyltransferase translates to MSINFPISLETHILAFAATLALSLSFTAWLAYFLKGSHPLAQFLLHHSRSHKEDEEVSPFGGLAVVASFLIVLWGSFYLGWIHIFYLISFLLVTVGVLAMILLGFVDDLVNLKARFKLMMQLVIALFLVFNGLTANQIGDFNWAWLGAAWSLLWIAGITNGFNLVDGQDGLSGGLAFITCGFAAMIFWNREIYEASLLATLLAGSVLGFLFFNFPPARIYLGNTGSLPLGLLVSLIFVSAWTRGFQDEVYLILPLSMLLVPISDTVFAFFRRIFKGVSPFARDTDHLHHRLVKLGFTVRQSISILFGLTLYFDLVTLIYIRNIDRIPFFTPLFVLFLMLNVCLMIATLVHLECARKGERLCIRHLATNQYVLIGGLLIVNIVFFIKAW, encoded by the coding sequence ATGTCGATCAACTTTCCCATCTCGCTTGAGACCCATATTCTGGCGTTTGCCGCCACGTTGGCCCTGTCCCTGTCCTTCACCGCCTGGCTGGCTTATTTTTTAAAAGGCTCACATCCCCTCGCACAGTTCCTGCTGCACCACTCGCGTTCACACAAAGAAGACGAAGAAGTCAGTCCGTTTGGCGGCCTCGCCGTCGTGGCTTCGTTCCTCATCGTGTTGTGGGGAAGTTTTTATCTGGGCTGGATTCACATCTTTTATCTGATTTCATTTTTGTTGGTGACGGTGGGCGTGCTGGCCATGATCCTGCTCGGATTCGTGGACGATCTGGTCAATCTCAAGGCCCGCTTCAAGCTGATGATGCAGCTCGTCATCGCCCTGTTTCTGGTGTTCAACGGCTTGACCGCCAACCAGATCGGCGATTTCAACTGGGCGTGGCTGGGCGCGGCGTGGTCGCTGCTGTGGATCGCAGGCATCACCAACGGCTTCAACCTCGTCGATGGGCAGGACGGATTGTCCGGCGGACTGGCATTCATCACCTGTGGGTTTGCGGCCATGATCTTCTGGAACCGGGAAATTTACGAAGCCTCGCTGCTGGCCACCCTGCTGGCGGGCAGCGTGCTCGGGTTTCTGTTTTTCAATTTTCCTCCTGCCAGAATCTACCTCGGCAATACCGGGAGCCTGCCGCTTGGCCTGCTGGTTTCCCTGATCTTTGTCAGCGCCTGGACACGGGGGTTTCAGGATGAGGTGTATTTAATCCTTCCCCTATCCATGCTGCTGGTGCCCATCAGCGACACCGTGTTTGCCTTTTTCCGTCGCATCTTCAAAGGCGTGAGTCCATTCGCCCGCGATACCGACCATCTGCACCATCGTCTGGTTAAGCTGGGGTTCACGGTAAGGCAGTCCATTTCCATCCTGTTCGGCCTGACGTTATACTTTGACCTGGTGACGTTGATCTACATCCGCAACATCGACCGCATTCCCTTTTTCACACCGCTGTTTGTGCTGTTTCTGATGTTGAACGTGTGTCTGATGATTGCGACGCTGGTACACCTTGAATGCGCGCGCAAGGGAGAGCGATTGTGCATCCGCCACCTTGCCACCAACCAATACGTGTTGATCGGCGGCCTGCTGATCGTGAACATCGTGTTCTTTATCAAGGCGTGGTGA
- a CDS encoding glycosyltransferase family 2 protein, whose protein sequence is MILTFIILTYNHGHCLGKCVQSIQDTVDCAPFEIRVVNNARHENLGEFQNRFSDIRVTTNPRNVGFACASNQAAREATGDTLVFLNPDTVVHAGAMAALARHLKTHPDIGLVAPKVLNPDGSIQASCRRFPRLWTGLFNRRSLLSRGFPGNRFTRDYLMQDFDHNETRDVDWVSGCCMMMSRQLFLELGGFDEHYFLFSEDVDLCQIIWKSGRRVVYHPEAVITHDIGSSNRRLPAMVIVKRHRGMIHYWNKHMRPNPIAGGLIGLLIGLRCLAQLILNGWK, encoded by the coding sequence ATGATTTTAACGTTCATCATTCTAACCTACAACCACGGCCACTGTTTAGGCAAATGTGTTCAGTCCATTCAGGACACGGTGGATTGTGCGCCATTTGAAATCCGCGTGGTGAACAACGCACGTCATGAAAACTTAGGAGAATTCCAAAACCGTTTTTCGGATATCCGAGTCACCACCAACCCGCGCAATGTCGGCTTCGCCTGTGCCAGCAACCAGGCTGCGCGGGAGGCAACAGGCGACACACTGGTGTTTCTGAATCCGGATACGGTGGTGCATGCCGGAGCCATGGCTGCATTGGCGCGGCACCTGAAAACGCACCCGGATATCGGCCTTGTTGCGCCGAAGGTGTTGAACCCGGATGGCTCGATCCAGGCGTCCTGCCGGCGCTTTCCCCGATTGTGGACGGGGCTGTTCAATCGCCGCTCGCTGCTCAGCCGCGGGTTCCCCGGCAACCGGTTCACACGCGATTACCTGATGCAGGACTTCGATCACAATGAGACGCGTGACGTGGACTGGGTGTCCGGCTGTTGCATGATGATGTCGCGCCAGTTGTTCTTGGAACTGGGCGGGTTCGATGAACACTATTTTCTGTTCAGCGAAGATGTGGACCTGTGCCAGATTATTTGGAAATCGGGGCGCCGGGTCGTGTACCACCCGGAGGCGGTCATCACGCATGACATCGGGTCCAGCAACCGGCGTCTGCCGGCGATGGTGATCGTCAAACGCCACCGCGGCATGATACATTACTGGAACAAACACATGCGCCCCAACCCGATTGCTGGCGGGTTGATTGGACTGCTCATCGGACTGCGTTGCCTGGCGCAGTTGATCCTCAATGGGTGGAAGTGA
- a CDS encoding DapH/DapD/GlmU-related protein, whose protein sequence is MEHFANLGNNCLIEDRVRLGFKYRAQCLKARIGDNAVIRAMSLIYGDVVIGHNFKAGRGVVVRGNTFIGNDVELDNGVIIEGNVQIGNGVTIGAGSYVPADVIIGNQVRIGAEVVLSLDRRLDEATRQAAAKAGMVIGDKVIVGARSMIYPGVHIGDESYIMEGARVTADIPPQSMASGVPAKIFPLTRELAKKLKMEFSG, encoded by the coding sequence ATGGAACACTTTGCAAACCTGGGTAACAACTGTTTGATTGAGGATCGGGTGCGTCTGGGCTTCAAGTACCGGGCGCAATGCCTGAAAGCGCGCATTGGCGACAACGCCGTCATCCGCGCCATGAGCCTCATTTACGGCGATGTGGTGATCGGTCACAACTTCAAGGCCGGACGGGGTGTCGTGGTACGCGGCAACACCTTCATCGGCAATGACGTGGAGCTCGACAACGGCGTGATCATCGAAGGCAATGTGCAGATCGGCAACGGCGTCACCATCGGCGCCGGGTCTTACGTGCCCGCCGATGTCATCATCGGCAACCAGGTACGCATTGGCGCGGAGGTGGTGCTGAGTCTGGATCGGCGCCTGGACGAAGCCACGCGGCAGGCAGCGGCGAAAGCGGGCATGGTCATCGGCGACAAGGTGATCGTCGGTGCGCGTTCGATGATCTACCCGGGTGTCCACATCGGCGATGAATCGTATATCATGGAGGGGGCGAGGGTGACGGCGGACATCCCGCCGCAAAGCATGGCTTCCGGCGTGCCCGCAAAAATTTTCCCGCTGACCCGTGAACTGGCCAAAAAGCTGAAGATGGAATTCAGCGGTTGA
- a CDS encoding O-antigen ligase family protein: protein MIRPGNWVILSGFHVSDRKDTHVETLAEAPQYATTSTPDSMTRLQNILDRIHFAGLTLFLIFSPFSISLTTIALFVGIAAWMFKTWMLRSWAQVPHSLALPFALFIAASLLAIVTAHDPVVSSVQAKKFGEPLIVFWTLSTLMTLTPHRVFSELADTVKRRSAFRFMTRGIAYLATLDARTYFTSVLVLAAAVSGLAGYYQHFIAADVYGPRARGTFGSVNTYAQMMMLSGLLLTGRLLFVKDRRALGSVAFACIAGGMVWTLSRGAWLGFLTGLGFLLLVKSPRVLLGLVAAGVLVLALLPDPMQRNLLHYELDAERNLFRFDQSMQDRVDIWRAALDIFKDHPWTGCGFRCGVVMAEDYPQHPILKQFRAQHSNVLQLLVETGILGLAAWLAIWVVYFKYAFAGWRDVTAQPERAWQRLGGLAAVMGFHTYGLVESNYFDSEVAMLTFFMMGLSLWRPENSSPQRDASA from the coding sequence TTGATACGCCCCGGCAATTGGGTTATTTTATCAGGGTTTCATGTATCCGACCGCAAGGACACGCACGTCGAAACACTGGCCGAGGCTCCACAATACGCCACCACCTCCACTCCTGACTCCATGACCCGACTCCAGAACATACTGGATCGCATCCATTTCGCCGGCCTCACTCTTTTTCTGATTTTTTCTCCTTTTTCCATTTCGCTCACGACCATTGCCCTGTTCGTGGGTATTGCGGCGTGGATGTTCAAAACCTGGATGCTGCGCAGCTGGGCGCAGGTACCGCATTCACTGGCTTTACCCTTCGCCCTGTTCATCGCGGCATCGCTGCTGGCCATCGTCACCGCGCACGATCCTGTGGTGAGCTCGGTTCAGGCGAAAAAGTTCGGCGAGCCGCTGATCGTGTTCTGGACACTCAGCACGCTGATGACGTTGACGCCACACAGGGTATTCAGCGAACTGGCCGATACGGTAAAACGCCGCAGCGCGTTCCGCTTCATGACCCGGGGCATTGCCTACCTGGCCACGCTGGATGCGCGCACTTATTTCACGAGCGTGCTGGTGCTGGCGGCCGCGGTTTCCGGACTCGCCGGGTATTACCAGCACTTCATCGCGGCGGACGTGTATGGCCCCCGGGCGCGCGGCACCTTTGGCTCCGTCAACACCTATGCGCAGATGATGATGTTGAGCGGATTGCTGCTGACAGGACGGCTGCTATTCGTGAAAGATCGGCGCGCGCTCGGCAGTGTGGCATTTGCCTGCATCGCCGGCGGCATGGTGTGGACGCTGTCGCGCGGCGCCTGGCTCGGATTTCTGACCGGACTGGGGTTCCTGCTGCTGGTCAAAAGTCCGCGTGTTCTTCTTGGGTTGGTTGCAGCGGGCGTGCTGGTGCTGGCCCTGCTGCCCGACCCCATGCAACGCAACCTGCTGCATTACGAACTCGATGCCGAGCGCAACCTGTTTCGTTTTGACCAGAGCATGCAGGACCGGGTGGATATCTGGCGGGCGGCGCTCGATATCTTCAAGGACCATCCGTGGACCGGATGCGGGTTTCGATGCGGCGTGGTGATGGCCGAGGACTACCCCCAGCATCCCATCCTGAAACAGTTCCGTGCCCAGCACAGCAATGTGCTGCAGCTGCTGGTGGAAACCGGAATATTGGGACTGGCGGCGTGGCTGGCGATCTGGGTGGTTTATTTCAAATACGCGTTTGCGGGGTGGCGTGACGTCACCGCTCAGCCGGAACGGGCCTGGCAACGGCTGGGCGGACTGGCGGCGGTGATGGGATTTCACACCTACGGGCTGGTCGAGTCCAATTACTTCGATTCCGAAGTCGCCATGCTGACGTTCTTCATGATGGGTCTCAGCCTGTGGCGTCCGGAAAATTCTTCCCCACAGCGCGACGCGTCCGCCTGA
- the lhgO gene encoding L-2-hydroxyglutarate oxidase yields the protein MTVDYLVIGGGIIGLSVARELKRRHPSARIAVLEKETRCGAHASTRNSGVLHAGFYYTADSLKARFTRDGNRRLTQFCDERGLAIHKCGKLVIAKNEAEQAGLDELLRRAEVNGVALGSITEQQAQKIEPRVRTCDRALFSPSTSTVDPSQVMDALEREVRQAGIDLRLGESFVRWQNGVVETAQERIECGYVVNSAGLYADHVARQFGFSEHYRILPFKGLYLYSNETEGAFKTHIYPVPDLKQPFLGVHFTVTVDGRVKIGPTAIPAFWREQYRGLGNFRMQEVIDTCLRQLNLALHSDFDFHKLAVEELKKQYAPYMVRQAARMARGVRPSQFKQWGAPGIRAQLVDLRQPSLVMDFLMEGDAHSLHILNAVSPGFTCAFPFAEHVCDEIERLRSATRPKKTG from the coding sequence ATGACAGTCGATTACCTGGTGATAGGCGGCGGCATCATCGGCCTCTCGGTGGCGCGCGAATTGAAACGGCGTCATCCGTCCGCGCGCATCGCGGTGTTGGAAAAAGAAACGCGCTGCGGCGCGCACGCCAGCACCCGCAACAGTGGCGTGCTGCACGCCGGATTTTATTACACCGCCGACAGCCTGAAGGCCCGCTTCACCCGCGACGGCAACCGCCGCCTCACCCAATTCTGCGATGAACGCGGCCTCGCCATCCACAAATGCGGCAAGCTGGTCATTGCGAAGAACGAGGCGGAGCAGGCGGGACTGGACGAGTTGCTGCGCCGCGCCGAGGTCAACGGAGTGGCGCTGGGATCGATCACCGAACAACAGGCGCAGAAGATCGAGCCGCGTGTGCGCACCTGCGACCGCGCCCTGTTTTCGCCGAGCACCTCCACCGTCGATCCTTCGCAGGTGATGGACGCGCTGGAGCGCGAGGTGCGGCAGGCGGGCATCGATCTCCGGCTGGGCGAATCGTTCGTGCGTTGGCAGAACGGCGTCGTCGAAACGGCGCAGGAGCGGATTGAATGCGGGTACGTCGTCAACTCCGCCGGGCTGTACGCCGACCACGTGGCGCGGCAGTTCGGGTTTTCCGAGCATTACCGCATTCTGCCTTTCAAAGGATTGTACCTGTATTCCAATGAAACGGAGGGCGCGTTCAAAACGCATATCTACCCGGTGCCGGATCTCAAGCAGCCGTTCCTCGGCGTGCACTTTACGGTGACGGTGGACGGACGCGTCAAGATCGGGCCGACGGCCATCCCCGCGTTCTGGCGCGAGCAGTACCGGGGTCTGGGCAATTTCAGGATGCAGGAGGTGATCGATACCTGTCTGCGGCAACTGAACCTGGCTCTGCATTCGGATTTCGATTTCCACAAACTGGCGGTGGAGGAATTGAAGAAGCAGTACGCGCCTTACATGGTGCGGCAGGCGGCGCGCATGGCGCGGGGGGTGCGACCGAGTCAGTTCAAGCAATGGGGCGCGCCCGGCATCCGCGCGCAACTGGTGGATCTCAGGCAGCCGTCGCTGGTGATGGATTTTCTGATGGAAGGCGACGCGCACTCCCTGCACATCCTGAATGCTGTGTCGCCCGGCTTCACCTGCGCGTTTCCCTTCGCCGAGCACGTGTGCGACGAAATCGAACGCCTTCGATCTGCAACGCGCCCTAAGAAAACCGGTTGA
- the neuC gene encoding UDP-N-acetylglucosamine 2-epimerase, which translates to MRKFVYVSGTRADFGLLRSTLLRIHADPELDLSLSVTGMHLSEHYGNTVDEIEAAGLRIAARIPVDLTETSGGAMARALGAELTGMTDALECERPDAVLVLGDRGEQLAGALAAIHLNIPVVHLHGGERSGTVDEPVRHAISKLAHYHFVATETSRERLVRMGERTDRIFITGAPGLDGLKELATRSRQDLCAAQHLDPTQPLALVLFHPVVQEMHTLPQQTVHLMEALVESGMQAVVLMPNADAGGDRIRDVIEQFRDRERFRVVVHMPREEFVSWLAGADVMVGNSSSGIIESASFGRPVVNIGTRQTGRERSGNVIDVTAGKDAILQGIRQALEADFRAVENVYGQGDAGEKIVELLKTIPLDPAILQKSNAY; encoded by the coding sequence ATGAGAAAATTCGTTTACGTTTCCGGCACCCGCGCCGACTTCGGCTTGTTGCGCTCCACTCTGCTGCGCATCCACGCCGATCCGGAACTCGATCTTTCGCTCTCCGTCACCGGCATGCACCTCTCCGAACACTACGGCAACACCGTCGATGAAATCGAAGCCGCCGGCCTGCGCATCGCGGCGCGCATTCCGGTCGATTTGACCGAAACGTCGGGCGGTGCCATGGCGCGGGCTTTGGGTGCGGAACTGACCGGCATGACCGATGCGCTGGAATGTGAGCGGCCCGATGCCGTGCTGGTGCTTGGGGACCGGGGCGAACAACTGGCGGGAGCGTTGGCTGCGATTCATCTCAACATCCCGGTCGTGCACCTGCACGGCGGCGAACGCTCCGGCACCGTGGACGAACCGGTACGCCACGCCATTTCCAAACTGGCACACTACCATTTCGTCGCTACCGAAACATCCCGCGAACGGCTGGTGCGGATGGGAGAACGGACGGACCGCATCTTCATCACCGGCGCGCCGGGGCTCGACGGCCTGAAGGAACTGGCGACGCGGTCGCGGCAGGACCTGTGCGCCGCGCAACACCTCGATCCCACACAGCCGCTGGCGCTGGTCCTGTTCCATCCGGTGGTGCAGGAGATGCACACGCTGCCGCAGCAGACCGTGCACCTGATGGAAGCGTTGGTGGAATCCGGCATGCAGGCGGTGGTATTGATGCCAAACGCCGATGCGGGCGGCGATCGCATCCGCGACGTCATCGAACAGTTCCGCGACCGCGAGCGGTTCCGCGTGGTGGTGCACATGCCGCGTGAAGAATTTGTTTCGTGGCTGGCCGGCGCGGACGTGATGGTGGGCAACTCCAGCAGCGGCATCATCGAGTCCGCCAGCTTCGGCCGGCCGGTGGTGAACATCGGCACACGTCAAACCGGGCGCGAACGCAGCGGCAACGTGATCGACGTGACCGCCGGGAAGGACGCCATCCTGCAGGGCATCCGGCAAGCGCTGGAAGCCGATTTCCGTGCCGTTGAAAACGTGTATGGGCAGGGCGACGCCGGGGAGAAAATCGTCGAACTGCTCAAAACCATCCCCCTCGACCCCGCCATCTTACAAAAGTCCAACGCCTACTGA
- the neuB gene encoding N-acetylneuraminate synthase, translated as MVEESRCFIIAEAGVNHNGDERLAFQLIEAAANAGADAVKFQTFRAEKLATPKAQTTGYQKHLTGHESQFELLKKLELSPDFHHQLKQHSEKLGLEFMSTPFDHDAADFLVKLGMKRFKVPSGEITNLPFLEHIASKGLPIILSTGMATLEEVHDAVEAIRATRARLAFPEALADMLTILHCTSNYPAAFSDVHLNAMVTLHAELSLPVGYSDHTVGTLLAPVAVSLGATVIEKHYTLDRRLPGPDHAASLEPDELKELVHHIRSIEEALGSKYKQPTATELPVRDVVRKSVTLARALKAGSVVTADDLVLLRPGTGIPPKEMGEVIGKKLRLDCPAFHTLCWPDLEP; from the coding sequence ATGGTAGAGGAATCGCGTTGCTTCATCATCGCCGAGGCCGGCGTCAATCACAACGGTGACGAACGGCTGGCGTTTCAACTGATCGAAGCCGCCGCGAACGCCGGAGCCGACGCGGTGAAGTTCCAAACCTTCCGCGCGGAAAAACTGGCCACCCCGAAAGCGCAGACCACCGGTTACCAGAAACACTTGACGGGACACGAGAGCCAGTTTGAATTGCTCAAGAAGCTGGAACTCTCTCCCGACTTCCATCATCAACTGAAGCAACACAGCGAAAAGCTGGGACTGGAATTCATGTCCACGCCGTTCGATCACGACGCGGCGGACTTCCTCGTCAAGCTGGGCATGAAACGCTTCAAGGTGCCATCGGGGGAAATCACCAACCTGCCGTTTCTCGAACACATCGCGTCGAAAGGCCTGCCCATCATTTTATCCACCGGCATGGCGACGCTGGAGGAAGTGCACGACGCGGTCGAGGCCATCCGCGCCACCCGCGCCCGTCTCGCGTTTCCGGAAGCGCTGGCGGACATGCTGACCATCCTACACTGCACGTCGAACTACCCGGCGGCGTTCAGCGACGTTCACCTGAATGCGATGGTGACTCTGCACGCGGAGTTGAGCCTGCCGGTCGGTTATTCCGATCACACGGTGGGCACACTGCTGGCGCCGGTGGCGGTGAGCCTGGGGGCGACGGTGATCGAAAAGCATTACACGCTGGACCGGCGCCTGCCCGGCCCCGACCACGCCGCCTCGCTGGAACCGGACGAGTTGAAGGAACTGGTGCACCACATCCGGTCCATTGAAGAAGCGCTCGGTTCCAAATACAAACAGCCCACGGCGACCGAACTGCCGGTGCGCGATGTGGTGCGCAAAAGCGTTACGCTGGCACGCGCCCTGAAAGCGGGCAGCGTGGTGACGGCGGACGACCTGGTGCTGTTGCGTCCCGGAACCGGCATCCCGCCCAAGGAGATGGGCGAGGTGATCGGCAAAAAACTGCGATTGGACTGCCCCGCCTTTCACACCCTGTGCTGGCCGGATCTCGAGCCATGA
- a CDS encoding SDR family oxidoreductase — MPEKTKFDLSGKVVLLTGGGGILGSRFTLALVAQGARVAVVDRDVDKAQAVVNAVNATHPDAARAYATDITNQEELKSLNHVLEAEFGLVDVLINNAAVKSPNFFEPFETFPLDDWNQVMAVNTTGVMLGCQVFGSAMAERGHGSIINTLSIYGLVAPDQRIYEGSQYEGRTINTPAVYSTSKAAVWGLTKYLAAYWGNKGVRVNAVTPGGVFSGQNDTFVQRYSAKAPLGRMAEPDEMCGAVLFLASEASSYMTGQNLVVDGGWTAW; from the coding sequence ATGCCGGAAAAAACAAAATTTGATCTGAGCGGCAAGGTGGTTCTGTTGACGGGAGGCGGCGGCATTCTGGGCAGCCGCTTCACGTTGGCGTTGGTTGCGCAGGGCGCCCGCGTGGCGGTGGTGGACCGGGACGTCGATAAGGCGCAGGCGGTGGTAAACGCTGTCAACGCCACGCATCCCGATGCCGCGCGCGCCTACGCCACGGACATCACCAACCAGGAAGAACTCAAATCGCTCAACCACGTTCTCGAAGCCGAGTTTGGACTGGTGGACGTGCTCATCAACAACGCCGCCGTCAAAAGTCCGAACTTCTTCGAACCGTTCGAAACCTTTCCGCTCGACGACTGGAATCAGGTTATGGCGGTCAACACCACCGGCGTCATGCTGGGTTGTCAGGTGTTCGGTTCCGCCATGGCCGAGCGCGGGCACGGCAGCATCATCAACACCCTTTCCATATATGGCCTCGTCGCACCGGACCAGCGCATCTACGAAGGCTCGCAATACGAAGGCCGCACCATCAACACCCCGGCGGTGTACAGCACCAGCAAGGCGGCGGTGTGGGGGTTGACGAAATACCTCGCCGCGTACTGGGGCAACAAGGGCGTACGCGTGAATGCCGTGACGCCGGGCGGCGTGTTCAGCGGACAGAACGACACCTTTGTGCAACGCTACAGCGCCAAGGCGCCACTGGGCCGTATGGCCGAGCCGGACGAAATGTGCGGCGCGGTGCTGTTCCTGGCGTCGGAAGCGTCGTCGTACATGACCGGACAGAACCTCGTCGTCGATGGAGGGTGGACCGCATGGTAG
- a CDS encoding acylneuraminate cytidylyltransferase family protein produces MTTIATLCARGGSKGVPRKNILPILGKPLIAYTIEQAQACTLIDRVYVSTEDAEIAEVARQAGAEVPFMRPAELATDTAAKIPVIEHLVNGVIQTGVDVRTVVDLDPTSPLREVADIEACIHLLDDDTDVVITGYEAEKNPYFNMVEQQPDGYYGLVKPSDADAPYRRQAAPKVYAMNASIYVWHRHTLSKGLWEGRARLHVMPRERSIDIDHPVDLKLVEFFMQEKRDAGKNKI; encoded by the coding sequence ATGACGACCATCGCCACCCTCTGCGCCCGCGGCGGGTCCAAAGGCGTGCCGCGCAAAAATATTCTCCCGATTCTCGGCAAGCCGCTGATCGCCTACACCATAGAACAGGCGCAGGCCTGCACTCTCATCGATCGGGTGTATGTATCCACGGAGGATGCTGAGATCGCCGAGGTGGCGCGGCAAGCGGGGGCGGAAGTGCCGTTCATGCGCCCCGCCGAGTTGGCCACCGACACCGCCGCCAAGATTCCCGTCATCGAGCATCTGGTGAACGGAGTGATCCAAACAGGCGTGGACGTGCGAACCGTTGTCGATCTCGATCCCACCTCGCCCCTGCGTGAGGTGGCCGATATCGAAGCCTGCATCCATCTGCTCGATGACGACACCGATGTGGTCATCACCGGTTACGAAGCGGAAAAAAATCCCTACTTCAATATGGTCGAACAACAGCCGGACGGTTATTATGGATTGGTGAAACCCAGTGACGCCGACGCTCCATACCGGCGGCAAGCGGCCCCGAAAGTGTATGCGATGAACGCGTCGATCTATGTCTGGCACCGGCACACGCTATCGAAAGGGTTGTGGGAAGGACGGGCCCGGCTGCACGTCATGCCGCGCGAACGGTCGATCGACATCGATCATCCGGTGGATCTCAAACTGGTCGAATTTTTCATGCAGGAAAAACGTGATGCCGGAAAAAACAAAATTTGA